The Coffea arabica cultivar ET-39 chromosome 9e, Coffea Arabica ET-39 HiFi, whole genome shotgun sequence genome has a window encoding:
- the LOC140014600 gene encoding uncharacterized mitochondrial protein AtMg00860-like, with translation MAPAELKELKVQLQDLLERGFIHESESPWGAPVLFVKKKDGSLRLCIDYRELNAVTVKNKYPLPHIDELFDQLHGAVVFSKLDLRQGEEHEQHLRIVLQTLREHQLFAKFSKCEFWLEKVAFLGHIISQDGLAVDPAKVEAIAKWKRPENPTEVRSFLGLAGYYYRFIKNFSRITGPLTNLTKKQGKYIWDVKCENSFQDLKMQLTMAPVLALPNGNDSYMNYPTHDLELAAVVFALKKW, from the exons atggcacctgctgagcttAAGGAGTTAAAGGTGCAATTACAAGACTTGCTAGAGCGGGGATTTATACATGAGAGTGAGTCACCATGGGGAGCTCCGGtgctatttgttaaaaagaaggacgggAGTTTAAGGTTATGTATTGATTATCGAGAACTGAATGCAGTAactgttaagaataaatatcctttgccccacatcgatgaattgtttgatcaGTTACATGGGGCGGTGGTGTTTTCTAAATTGGATCTGCGACAAGG GGAGGAGCATGAGCAACACTTGCGAATAGTgctgcaaaccctaagagagcaccaacTGTTCGCTAAGTTCAGcaaatgtgaattttggttggaaaaaGTGGCGTTCCTAGGTCATATAATTTCACAAGATGGGCTTGCTGTAGACCCAGCGAAAGTGGAAGCTATAGCCAAATGGAAGCGACCAGAGAATCCCACGGAGGTGCGAAGTTTTCTAGGTTTAGCAGGGTACTACTATcgatttataaagaatttcTCGAGAATTACGGGACCCTTAACtaacttgacaaagaaacaaggaaagtacaTCTGGGATGTTAAGTGTGAGAATAGTTTCCAAGATCTTAAGATGCAATTGACTATGGCTCCAGTTTTAGCTTTGCCCAATGGGAACGATAGCTACAtg aactatccaacccatgacttggagcttgCAGCTGTTGTGTTTGCCTTGAAAAAATGGTGA